acaaaattaaaagaagcaaacttATAAATGGTAACCTGGCTTTGCAAAAACTTTACAGTGACCTTATTACTACTTCCCTATTTATCTTGCTTGACACTGCAGCATTGAAAACAGATACTATTTTCATTTGCTTTAGCAGCGATCACTTGGAGACCAAACTACAAGCATGAATTCAAGAGATAAATGATCAAGGAACACTAGTTTTTGTGATGTTATTGTAAAAGAGTACTGTATCTAGTCATATTAGTTAATGGAAGAAGGTTACGCATATAGTAAGGCTGTGATCATTACCTTGCTTGATAATGATATCAATCACCAGGGAAAGGGGTGCATCCTTCTCAATTGACATAACAGAACAAATTCTATCAAAACTTTAACCACATACTGGTTAACCACAAATGATTGAAATTGAGCTCATATTTCTTGTGCTGCAGGTTGATGCTGCTGTTGTTTAACTAAGCTGAAGCAACCTGGGCACTACCCCCAGTTTCCTCCACTAAAAGCTTATTCTCAACCAGTATTTAAATTTCGATATTCAGGAACAAGATCATGCTTCTTGGAATATATTACAGAATTTCATgcatgaacaaaaaaagaagttccTGTTATGAAGCAAGCAACACAACTACTGCTGTCTCAACTGCATTAACATCTAAAACACAGCAGTGGGGGTTTTAGCAGTCATTCTCCAACAATACATCAGTTATGATTTCATTCGTAGCGAGATCAACAAGGAAACTCCCTTTTTACCGTCAGTCATAATAGCATGCCAGGGTTGTATATTGACACAATACATTATGCTTTTAACGGGAAACGTAAGATGTTCTGCTAACTTTCTTGCAACGTTTTTGCAGTCAAGGCTAGAAGAGCTATCCAGGGATGATTTTTTCGATTGCATAATTTGATGTTAAAGTATAACAACACATAGAGCAAGCCTGTTCTACCACATGAGTTGTAGCATATTTCATTCAAACACGAACTCGATAATATATAGAGCATGCTGGAAAAATTTCATTATATAGTTCTAGGAAAAGAACTTATCATTGGTGGACTAGTTCCTAACAGGATCATTTGAACCATAAACCACGTTTTTTAGCTCAGACAATGATTATGACTTGTGCATTGCATAATGCTGCAAGCAAAGTCATCCAAACTTATCACTTGTGCCTTTGTGTTAGTTATAAGAACCCAATAAGAGAGTTACCCGAATTAAATTTTATGCACAGATACTGAAAATTAGAACAATTTTTCTCACTGAACATGatactaacatttttctataaatcaACAAAAATCCATAATAATCAAATCCACAACGTATGCATCTCTGAAATACTATTCTTTTCCATGTCACACAccataacataaataaaactcTAAACTGAACCTTaaggaaacaaacaatatCAACAAAAACTCACTGTGTCCATTTCTTGCAAACCCATCCATCATCACAGTGCAAATGCAAAACAGAACTCCTCTGTTTTCCCCTGCTTTCCCCTGTTTCACCCAACTCACCCATGAAACTGGTACACAAGCTCCAAAGCCCTCAGTTTAGATTCATGAGGGTCAAAACCCTTCACACTCCCAACAAACCCATCACCATTCAGCCGCCTATCCTCCACCACGGCAGCAGCAGAAGGCGAAAGCCGCCTTTTCGGCCGCTTGTTCTTAATGAAGCAATCCCTCATCTGCTCCTCAACCATGTCAATTGTTGCGTCCCTGGAATTCCCCTCTCCAACGCCatcatcaaaatcatcatcttCCCCGTCCCCGACTTGCATCGGCTCGTTGCCGGTggcggaggagagagagttcTGCGGTTGGAGTTGGGGGAATTGGGGTGTGGAGAGAAAATTTGAGAGGTGGTGGTGGGCTTGGTGGAGAGAAGAGTAGATATGGAGAAGGTATGTGGGGTCAGAGATGGTGGGGAGCTGTTTGGCCATGTGGGTTGCTTGTTCTAGGGAGAGAATAAGGTCTGctaatggtggtggtggtggttgaggCTCTGGTTCTGCCTCTACCATGGATTCCATTGAAGAAGTCTCAATCTTTTGAATGAGTTAATATCAGTACAAATCAATCTGttggcttttttttatatttttaaataatttaaattttaatgacaACAATCTGTTGGCTTTAACTGGAATTGATGACTGCTGTTTGTTTCTGCTTCTCTCAAAAGTTGGTTGCTTTTCTGGAGCGCGTGTGGCTTCTTGGCTTATTTGCTTATTGGGCTTCAGTCTTCAGAGGGGGAAGATTCTTATTAGAATCAGACTCCGTTTGAGTCTGTAGTTCTTCCATGACTGGTTGGTTGTGCATGTGATCTTTTGTTACTTTTCACTTCGTAGTCACTGTTGTCCagagtggtttttttttttccaatattttatgttagttTGAGACaaattcttaaacaattttgcTCCTAATTGCAACCAAACGTTTCTTCCTAAAAATTtgttcaccttttttttttttttttccgacaccaaaatttgaactttataTATTAGTACAATATAGCACTTTCTTTTTAGGCCAACCTTCAGCTTTGATTAGAGCCCAACTATGCTACTGTACCTGCAATTATGTCCTAAGAGCCCATGAAGGTATAATTGCAATTCAATCTTCCTCCATTCTTCCATTTCAAGTTCACAAAAAATACCAGTATAAGTTTTGGCAAGTTAGGGCGAGTGTGCTCCACACTCTGCACTCGAATTCGAATCCCCTTCTCATACTTTAGATTatattaaagtagaatattgcttgtataataaataaaaaataaaaaaaacccagcaTAAACTTATGTTTTACCCACATGACTAGTATAAAGTATACATAAAATGTTAATTCTTTTTAATAGGCTTCAAGTTCAAATACCAAGTGTTGCTAGAGGAAAGGGGAGTGGACCTAAATCTGCACAACTCAAATAACATAATTGTTTGAGGAGGATGTTAAAAGAAGATAAACAAATTGGTGGTGATCATAAAAGTGGAAACAGTAATGCCAAAGACATATACGGATGAGCTTTTCTACAATGATGACTAAAAGTAATTCTTTCCATAATGTCTAAGCTTTTAACATCCGAAGATAGTCATCTATTATAGACATTGCAGATGAACGATAACCCGAACCGAAGAGGTTATAGTGATTCAAGTAATGATACAACATATAAAGATCTTTCCTCTTCTCAAACCCTGGTTGTTTGGGCATCACCTGAGGATACAATAAACCATTAATGAAGACATGAAGAATTAAAACGGCTTGAAAGGCATTAAACTTTACTTTTAAATGTGAGTTGATAATAGGAAGCAACTTCAGTTGGTTTGGTTggatttatcttttcttttgacaGTTATGTGCTACTGCCACTCACTCAAACACCTTTGCATGAACATTGGAAGCCCAGGTAGGTAGACGAAAAAACAGAGCAGAGATTATTTTGAGAAAGAGGAGATAAAGAAAGGACCTACCTCGAAATAGGAACTGTAGAAAGATCCTCCAAAACCAGCACACCATGACATTCCAAATTCTGCCTCACTATGTCCATCtataaaaaattgcaaatgATAACAACAATGCACTTAGTGTTTTAAACAGCAGTTGCCACACTATATTTCACAATACAAGCTATATGAAACATGTTGCATTAATCATTTTATAATCAGAGACAATCAAAATGTGCGTGTCTGTGTGTTTTGGAGTGATTTGGGAGCCTCAGACTTTCAACTGGTCCTCTCCCAGAAGATACCCGAGATCAAGGGTGGAAATAATGTATGTACCAGTACCATATTTTCTTGTATACTACAAACATAGGTTAGGCTTCAACAATTAGCAACACAGTTTGATTTCATGTGATCTATCCGACAGCAAACTGATATCTGAACTAACTTTAACTTACAGTAACATGCTGGGTCAAGTATAACAGGCTCGCCATTCTTGTCAGAGCTGATATTTCCGCTCCATAAGTCCCCATGTAACAAGCATGGCTCAATCACTACATTATCAAAGAAAGGTCCCATACTCTTCACCAATCTTTGTCCTGTTAAACATGATAATCCAACAGCAAAcataacttttatttataatgatttgAGAGGCTACAAATGAATCTTCAGAGTATTTTCGTATGATAATATTGAAAGAAAAGGCATCTCAAATTTTGAAAGTTTTATTGAACTAAAGGTCGagtgaaaaaagagaaacaagttTCCAACTTACATGCAAAAACATGTCAGTGCTTACTCATACTTTTCTTCGGagatactttttctttttaaaaaaaacaagatgcCAGAACCTAAAATTATACTTTGAGTTCACAAACTAAAGTTGAATAATCACATCTGCTGTGATTGAAGAAGCACTTCTCCAAATAAAactcttatttttctcattttccatagaaattatttgaaagttgagaccTGGACTCCCCATTGAAACTTGTGGGCAGTTGGATTACTAAGAAGTAGGTACTTTGATATGGTGCTAGCTCATGATTTCTTTTCAGTCAACTTATCGAATTATATCATCTTCCTAAAAGGTAAGCTGAACTAGGCATGATTTGGGATTGACCATCGACGTCAAGAAAATAGACAATATTTACCTTTTTCATAAATGGTACTATCACCATACTGGTCCAGTGCCAGCTGCAACTGATAACCCAGTCTATGCTCCCCATAAAACTGAATCCAATCTGATGACCAAGTGTTTATCTGCGGAGTACTGCAAGGGAAAGTGTGTCAGTTCCATATACCTTGAGTAATTTTCCTTGAATTTCGATAGTTGTGTGTGTGCGGACATGCACATGATCCAGAAAGACTACCTGCCTACAGTGTTGTTAacttcaaaaccaaaaccttTTTCAGATTTTCCAGCTTTATGCATTTCAGCAAGCTTCCTGCCTAGCACAGACTGAGTACCAATATACCATTAAAATTCGATTACAAGTTGTTTTCACctatataaatacatgaaAATTTTCCCCATCCTCACCTGATTACTTCTACGTGAACCAAATTCAATAAATTCCATAATGATGTAAGAACCACCAGTAGGTAGGGGCCCAAACTACAACACATAAGAAGAGGTTATCTAAGCTTTAAGCATTGTCATGGACTTCATGTTCACATTCCACTATGGCTTGATAAtttaacaaattttaaaacttcCACACCTTGAATGGCTTAGGGACACGAATTGTTCCAGTTTCAAACATGGCACCTAAACCAAGAGCCTCTCCCTCAAACATCGATGGCCCAATGCTCCTGATTCAATGCTTTAACTAAACATATTTATGTCTTCGAAATGGAAATAAGGATTCAAACAGCATATGAAACTGAAATTTCCAAAACAAATTAGAAGCAACTTTTGTGATCATTTTGATAGCAAAAACCTGTTTGTTTTGACAAAGAAAGAACCCGCATCAGTGTCATAATGACTTGCACGATTGATGCAACCTCCTCCTACTGGACTAATTCTTGTTATCTGTGTTGCATTTCCTTCTGAGAGAATCCATTCACGAACCGGATCCTCACTCACCACCGCCACTGCCAAAGAACTATGACTGGTGAATTTAATCAAACACAACTCAGCTTGACAGAGGATCAGCTAATACATAGAGGCATGACAACACAGCTAAAAAGCTGTCATTTCAGTGAAAATCAGCTTCATCAAAGTTGCAATCAACAATAGCCCCAAATTCAAATGACTACTTAttgaattgaaaacaaaacaattattCAAGACAACCCACATATAACAGAGAGACTTCATCAAATctaccataaaaaaaaacccgggAACTCATTACAAAATGgataatttttcttaaacCCCACGAAATGACTGACATTTAGCTCAACTACATAAGAATACACCAATTCAATAGGCACAAAAAGGCTCATACTGCATCAACTAAGTCATGGTTGTTCTTGAAAAAACTCAAACAACGACCCCATTAGAGCTCGAATTAGCTAAAATGAAACATGGGATTTTGTTTATACTCACTGGCAAAAGTTCTGTGCTTGGTGGAGGACAGTCGAGGAAGGCGAGgcagagaaggtaagcaagaggaagagagcGGTAAGAGCCCAACGTGTACCAACATTATCACCCTCTATGTAAAATTCTACACGCTTCTTTTACTAATGGTTCGGTTGGATTTGTCCATGTGGTCTCTAGcttcttttggtttctggaGTTTTTCGTGTCCGTCGTGAGAGCAGGGGAAGACAACGATGTGGTCGCTATGGTCACTTGAGGTTTCATGGAATTTGGTACAGCTTTCATGTATGTGCTCCACGTGTATGCTTTATTttgcttattttattttatttttttgagagaCATTTTGCTAATTTTATTAAGGAAACTCATTTGAGATTCATCATTCATTAAAAAGGACGGCAACTCAAACTTGGGATAACTCTAACCTAACCGTAGGGGGAGAAGTCTTACTAGACCTGTTCCAAAGTCATGTAATTTGGTGGAGCATTTGCACATTCCATTTCGTGTCCATGCCATTTTTAATAGGTCATGTATTGGCCTAACATGGCTACTTGTAGTTGTACCATACCACATTTATTGGGATCGGACTAACTTTTACACTCAAATCCTGTGGTTAAATTTATAAGAGATTTATAGCTTAAATGGTTTAGAGCAGTTATCTATGCACACTTGAGATTATGTGTTAAAACTCGCTCCactaatatcgcttgtataaaaataatttttttgctgTACTCGTaccaacccaacccattttACAATTCTATGATACCAGATGAGACATTTCATTTAAGTTTACAAACCATCTGTAGTTGTAACCTCTAAAATAATTGGGGTTTGGTCCTCACAAGATCATGCAACATCACTAGTTACTTGAAACCAATTTTCCCTGTGGCCCAGTTAATTATCAGACTTGAAACAACGGCAAAAATTGAATTCAGGAAGTTGGTATGTTCAATTATGGAATTCGTAGAAAAGATGTACTCTCATAGTGAGTAGAATGAATGGCTCAAAACAGAGTATGAACATTCAACTTCTGTGGACAAACTTTATATATACAGAAATCAAATTATATTTGTAAGCTCCATTTTCCAACTTGCTACGCAAAAATTCAGAGTTTTGTCGCAGTGATTTAGCACAACCTCCGCCGCTCGTACCATCTACAACGGATAATAACATTCTGTGCAAGGTATGAGAATCTCCAATCAAACCTACCCGCCCTACCATGTGGTTTTTACTGGTTCTCTGGATCAAACTCTTTCATTCTATCGTGGCGTTGTTTCTGGTTCTCTAGATGGAGTCGGTTCGGAGGGGTTTCCAGGAGCAGATTCTGAATGCCCTTGGTTGCTAACATTACCTGCTGAACGCTCAGAGCCAGGTAATAGCCACAGTTGTGAATGTTCAGTTGAAACCTCAGAATCATCAAACGATCGAGGCATGCTAAACGTTGCTGATCTCACATGTTTTATTCCAAGGGATTCTTTTAATGGCAAACGGCAAACTGGACAGGTAGACTGTTTCCTCAGCCATGTATCAATGCAAGAGAGATGAAAACTGTGGCCACATTTGGGCATGATTCGCAATACTTCTTTCTCTTGGTACTCCCCCAAGCATATTGAGCACCTGCAGGACCATAAAGATTAAACTTCAATCTAGCAAGCGTCCAAAAGGAATGAAATGACTACCAAAACTCAAGGACATTCCATAAAAAGAGCGGCAAACTAACGTCCTGTAAGCTATAATAAATGTTAGATCTTTTCAATCAACTAATTCAGATTTTAAGGTTAGGTGGGAAACAAAGGAGATTCCTTAGGCactagaagaaaataaattgcaAAGCTTACTGCGCATCTTCCAAGGAGCTGAAAGCTTTATGATCAAACTTCATGGTAGGGATTGCAGAAACCACAACTTGTTCAAGGCCACTGGCCTGATGCTCTGGCTGCCAGCAAACAATGAAACCTTAGAATCCATTGCTCAAACCTTAAGTTACAATGACAACACGAAAAACTCTCAAGTTTTGGTGGAATGACATCAGTAGCAGTGaccacaaaagcaaaagggcATGAAGGAAACCAATTCAGTCTCTTGGGTTATCAAAACTAAAAACCATGAAGACGTAGGAGTTCTTTGTATGATTCAAATAGAACAATCAAATATCAAAGCTATTGTTCAAGGCCAcgccattttttatttatccttTCTTTTCAGTAATTTGTATTGTCAACACACTAGGGAAAACTAGTACATTGCAACATATAGCAGAGTTGATTCTCTCAACTACAGCAGAGTTCATATCAAAACAAGAACATAACAAGCCatcaaaacaaatgaaaatcatGAAACACAAACCAGCCTACCCAAATAAGCTACTGAGAAGCTAACTCACATATTGATCCCAGTTACAAAACAATCATTCAAGCATATTcaactgaaaacaaaaatacatacaGACATAAGAGGTATTCATAATTCAGAAAACTACCTCAAATCAGATTTCCTAGCTGAGAAAACAAATATAGGACAGGCAATTCAGACATACCTGCTCAACATCAATCCTTGATTCAATCTCGAACATAGGCCGTGATTCGCCACCTCTTAGCCTGCCACAAATGATTCTTGTGCAAACGAATACTATAAATGTTGCACTCATACCAAAACCAATAACAGTAGTGACCAAGTTCATACCCGAACCCATATCTGCAAATTCCTACTTCTCTCACCCAAAAgtcccaaaaccaaaacaaagacTCACAAGCCCCAATAACTAAACGAAGCTGGAAAAAAACCCactaaaacaatgaaaaccCATAACTAAAAACAACGAAAGAATggtgaaaacaaataaaaaatgaagagtGACAAAGACCCAGATCAGAATCACCGAAGAAATGGCTAGTTTTGAAAGCAAAATTCAGGAAGACCAGTCACAAACAAAGCTAGCCATTTGGAATCTCAATCGCTTTGGATAGACTCAAAGCTTAAAACAAAGTCATGGAGGCTTTCAATAGATGTTGAAGATGAGAAAAGGGAGTTGTGGAAGGAAAGGAGGCAGTTCATTGTCTTGCGCTTTGGACTCGCATTAATATGGGGTCCATTTCAATGGGacccaacaacaaaatattaaCAGGGGTTATATATCTGACggttaaaacaaaaaagaggggATTTTATAAAgattcccatgtttgtttaaggtagagagaagaagagaatctGTGTGTGTCCTTGCTCCTCTGCTCCTCTTACCTTTGCATCTTCTGTGCTTTCTCAACCATACTACTTCTGGATAAGGCCTTCGAATTGGGTCCAAAAAGTATCTTCACATGTATGTTCCTGCAATTTTGCAAATATTGAAGGgccaataatttatttcaatGTGTGGAACGCTTTTCTTTGCAGCCATTGGTCATGAGCTGGCAAGAATAAGATGGATTCTTATAGTTTATTacattaatatttttctttccaatcaTTGTCTTTGTTGTAGTTCAACGGCTGGGAAGAAGTGTTGGTTGCTTGCTACTTGCTTAATTCTAAGAGGCCAAAGTAGATAAAACTAATGCAGGAAAACTTGGAGCTCTGTCAAAGGTACTTGTTCTATGGACTTGGATTCTCATATGAGCATCCAACTTtgtgtttcttcttttggccTTTTTATCTTAACATATGtgctttattgtttgtttgttttgatttctGAAAGACCAACACTTGTCACCTTAACCGCATTAAAAAAAGACACTTGTCACCTTAAAGAaacatcattttttttcctttatgtcTTCATCTTGGGTTTGATTGGAAGGGAGCCGATGTGGGAATGAATCTTTTGAGAAAAAGCTATCTTCTTCATAGTGTAATCAATCTTTGGGATGGAACACATGATTCCATCCTATtatatagtatatgtgtactTTTTGGcacataaaaaaaagggaaaaacaaatagGGTGGTATGCTCCATGAGGAGAAAAGTCTTTGGGTGCCGATGCTCGGAAACACACTCACATGGAGGTGGGATCGAATGAGACTCTTATACATGGATCTATATAATGAGTAAGTAAATTAATAACGTCATATGATGTGTTGCATTTACccacaaattattttatgCTCCAATGACAATATATTATTTGCATTCTAACACAGGATTGTGACATTGTTGCACTAACAATGTTATTTGCACTCTAAGAAAAGTGCGGttcctaaaaaaatataaaacaaagacTTTGTTTtagagggggaaaaaaaagaaacaaagactaAATATTTAATTGTTGAATCCCACCAAAACCAGTTGACACGTAATGGTTTGGCTATGGCACGTTATGAGATCGTAATAAGCTGTAAACATAGACTGAAGTTGGCTAGCCAACTTAAGTCAAGTTCGCTATAGCGAGTGAAGTTGGCTGAAGTTGGCTAGAACGAATGTACTCCCTACTTTGTACTCAAGTTCAAATCCCACACCTCTAGTTTAGTTTAAATTcgattaaaatataatatcatttctatataaaaaaaaatttgcaccACTCATGCCTACCGAAATTGACTTCATCTCACTTTGGCAATTTCTATTTCCTCTCAATTTTTCTCACCTCATGCTCTCAGTAGTTTTTCCAGTCTCTCAAGTCTTAACCTTTGTTTCAGGTCCACTGTTGAAGGGCATTTGCGGTAACTTTCCATATGTATGGTTAATGCGTTTTCATAGAAGAAACTATGAAAGTTTTCATCCTAAATTCCTAAACAAGTTGAAGTGACAGAAAAAAGACATGTAGGATTAAGTTTTCCTCAAATTGAACAAAGGGCAATGCTCTCTATGTCAATAATttctttgcttagctattttCCTCAGACTTGCCAAAGGATGACTTAGAAggcacacaaaaagaaaaataattgggAAAACTTGTATGCAGCTTCTTTGCACATGCATCTGCTTAAGCCAGgccaatgaaatgaaaaaggtTCATGCCTTCAGCTGCTACAGTTATTATTCTTCTATGTGGGTTTCCAATATATTTGGAATTATACCAATTCTATTCTTATAGGTCACTCAAGCAATCATTCTTTGTTGTTAGTGATTTCTGCACTAAAGAAATGGCCATTTCCAAAGAGAAACAGCCAAACTAAAGTGCACCAACCAATCTGTGCACCTTCTTCCATACAAAATTCAAGGCTCCCTGTGAGTCACCataaacagaagaagaagaaaagtgcACAGAACACAAATGCTCTCAAATTCATGTCACAATTGCAAAAATTCAAAGGCAACTACATGAGGCACTAAATGAATAGAAGAGAAAGCTTttcaaaatctaaatttaaattaCCTGTCATTACAGTAAAACTTTCAATAGAAAAGTtcccaaaatgaaaagaaaaccaacgAAGTAACAACACTGTCATCAGAAAGCAGACAACAACATAAGCAATGAAAAGAACCAATCTTTcaatagagaaaagaaaaaaaaaatatagtcaAACAGTAAACCCAGTGCACATACAGACACACA
Above is a window of Prunus persica cultivar Lovell chromosome G2, Prunus_persica_NCBIv2, whole genome shotgun sequence DNA encoding:
- the LOC18784844 gene encoding uncharacterized protein LOC18784844 produces the protein MESMVEAEPEPQPPPPPLADLILSLEQATHMAKQLPTISDPTYLLHIYSSLHQAHHHLSNFLSTPQFPQLQPQNSLSSATGNEPMQVGDGEDDDFDDGVGEGNSRDATIDMVEEQMRDCFIKNKRPKRRLSPSAAAVVEDRRLNGDGFVGSVKGFDPHESKLRALELVYQFHG
- the LOC18785089 gene encoding protein-ribulosamine 3-kinase, chloroplastic gives rise to the protein MLVHVGLLPLSSSCLPSLPRLPRLSSTKHRTFAMAVVSEDPVREWILSEGNATQITRISPVGGGCINRASHYDTDAGSFFVKTNRSIGPSMFEGEALGLGAMFETGTIRVPKPFKFGPLPTGGSYIIMEFIEFGSRRSNQSVLGRKLAEMHKAGKSEKGFGFEVNNTVGSTPQINTWSSDWIQFYGEHRLGYQLQLALDQYGDSTIYEKGQRLVKSMGPFFDNVVIEPCLLHGDLWSGNISSDKNGEPVILDPACYYGHSEAEFGMSWCAGFGGSFYSSYFEVMPKQPGFEKRKDLYMLYHYLNHYNLFGSGYRSSAMSIIDDYLRMLKA
- the LOC18784925 gene encoding RING-H2 finger protein ATL7; its protein translation is MGSGMNLVTTVIGFGMSATFIVFVCTRIICGRLRGGESRPMFEIESRIDVEQPEHQASGLEQVVVSAIPTMKFDHKAFSSLEDAQCSICLGEYQEKEVLRIMPKCGHSFHLSCIDTWLRKQSTCPVCRLPLKESLGIKHVRSATFSMPRSFDDSEVSTEHSQLWLLPGSERSAGNVSNQGHSESAPGNPSEPTPSREPETTPR